The Winogradskyella schleiferi genome has a window encoding:
- a CDS encoding nuclear transport factor 2 family protein, translating to MNDHMKKSAVNFYKLAYEGNPRKATELYVGAEYKQHNPDVENGIEGFIDYFERMHSEYPNKSIEFVRVISEHDMVALHTHQIWPDNDEYVTMDFFRFDSNGKIVEHWDAIQQIPKKSANKNKMY from the coding sequence ATGAATGACCATATGAAAAAAAGTGCTGTTAATTTCTATAAATTAGCGTACGAAGGAAATCCAAGAAAAGCGACGGAATTATATGTTGGAGCTGAATATAAGCAACACAATCCTGATGTAGAAAACGGAATCGAGGGTTTTATCGACTATTTTGAGCGCATGCACTCTGAATATCCAAACAAATCAATCGAATTTGTACGCGTGATATCTGAACATGACATGGTTGCTTTACATACGCATCAAATTTGGCCAGATAATGATGAATACGTTACTATGGATTTTTTTAGATTCGATAGCAATGGAAAAATTGTTGAGCATTGGGACGCCATCCAACAGATACCAAAAAAATCTGCTAATAAAAATAAAATGTACTAG
- a CDS encoding esterase family protein translates to MKEEHFKWYSPTLSRDIEMLVFGHAGYPVILFPTTMGKHNECRDMGLVESVRWFAEQGLVQIYCPDSINELSWYNKNIHPADRAKNHAWYDEFIMNEVVNKICEEKKMHKVAVAGPSFGGYQAANFAFRHPDRVSHMFSMSGSFDIKSFVDGHYDDNVFFNNPVDFLPGADHPDLWNMKIVLGVGEWDICLDANKRLAGILTEKNIPFWYDEHKWAEHDWPLWNRMFPHYLSKL, encoded by the coding sequence TTGAAGGAAGAACATTTTAAATGGTACTCACCAACTTTAAGTAGGGATATAGAAATGCTGGTTTTCGGCCATGCTGGTTATCCCGTAATTTTGTTTCCTACAACCATGGGAAAACATAATGAGTGTCGGGATATGGGACTCGTGGAATCTGTGCGTTGGTTTGCGGAGCAAGGTTTGGTGCAAATTTATTGTCCAGATAGTATCAATGAATTAAGCTGGTATAATAAAAATATTCATCCTGCAGATCGTGCAAAAAATCACGCTTGGTACGACGAATTTATCATGAATGAAGTCGTTAATAAAATTTGCGAAGAAAAGAAAATGCATAAAGTGGCTGTGGCTGGACCAAGTTTTGGTGGATACCAAGCAGCTAATTTTGCGTTTAGACATCCAGACCGTGTAAGTCATATGTTCAGTATGAGTGGTTCTTTCGATATTAAATCTTTTGTAGATGGCCATTACGATGACAATGTGTTTTTTAATAACCCAGTAGATTTTTTACCAGGAGCGGATCATCCGGATTTATGGAACATGAAAATTGTATTAGGCGTAGGGGAATGGGATATTTGTTTAGATGCCAATAAGCGATTGGCTGGGATATTAACAGAAAAAAACATACCTTTCTGGTACGATGAACATAAATGGGCTGAACACGATTGGCCTTTATGGAACAGAATGTTTCCACATTATTTATCAAAATTATAG
- a CDS encoding ATP-grasp domain-containing protein, with product MKKIGILFGQEDTFPWAFIDRVNEKIKSQGIKDMVAEAVSIDTVEQAKSDEYAVIIDRISQDVPFYRAYLKNAAITGTAVINNPFWWSADEKFFNNALAEKIGIPVPKTFILPSSHRPEGTDENSFRNMKFPFDWEKMFSTIGFPAYMKPHDGGGWKSVYRVENPDDLWEKHRETENLVMMLQEEINFTEYFRCYVLGTDKVHIMKYEPRNPHHLRYVLDGEPVDKKILDLVEKYCIKLNKALGYDFNTVEFAIRDGVPYAIDFCNPAPDADIHSVGQDNFDWIVENAANMAIDKAKQYKKGNMNLTWGTFVKDQMEAPKTATKKPTAKKTRAKSASAEVTATKAKAAVKKTPAKAPVKKKVAEKAAVKKAPAKTVVAKKTTATKAAPKKAPVKKAATKSAATKTTATKAKTVAKKTTAKKATPKKKAAKK from the coding sequence ATGAAAAAAATAGGCATTTTATTCGGTCAAGAAGATACCTTTCCTTGGGCATTTATAGACAGAGTTAACGAAAAAATTAAGTCACAAGGCATTAAGGATATGGTTGCAGAAGCCGTATCAATTGATACCGTAGAACAAGCAAAATCTGATGAATACGCAGTAATTATAGATAGAATATCTCAAGATGTTCCGTTTTATAGAGCCTATTTGAAAAATGCTGCCATTACAGGAACGGCTGTTATAAACAATCCATTTTGGTGGAGTGCAGACGAAAAGTTTTTCAACAACGCACTAGCAGAAAAAATTGGTATTCCTGTACCAAAGACTTTTATTTTACCATCATCCCATCGTCCAGAAGGTACGGATGAAAATTCTTTTAGAAATATGAAATTCCCATTTGATTGGGAAAAAATGTTTAGCACGATTGGTTTTCCAGCGTATATGAAACCACATGATGGTGGCGGATGGAAAAGCGTTTACCGTGTAGAAAATCCTGATGATTTATGGGAAAAGCATAGGGAAACTGAGAATTTGGTGATGATGCTGCAAGAGGAAATTAACTTCACGGAATACTTTAGATGTTATGTATTAGGAACTGATAAAGTGCATATTATGAAATATGAACCAAGAAACCCGCATCATTTACGTTATGTTCTGGATGGTGAACCAGTAGATAAAAAGATATTGGATTTAGTTGAAAAATACTGTATCAAATTAAACAAAGCTTTAGGATATGATTTCAATACAGTTGAGTTTGCCATAAGGGATGGTGTACCTTATGCTATCGATTTTTGTAATCCTGCGCCAGATGCAGATATACATTCTGTAGGTCAAGATAATTTTGACTGGATTGTTGAGAATGCAGCTAATATGGCCATTGATAAAGCAAAACAATACAAAAAAGGTAATATGAACCTTACCTGGGGAACTTTTGTAAAAGACCAGATGGAAGCTCCAAAGACAGCTACAAAAAAGCCAACGGCAAAGAAAACACGAGCGAAGTCAGCCTCTGCTGAAGTTACAGCGACTAAAGCGAAGGCTGCGGTAAAGAAAACGCCAGCTAAAGCACCTGTAAAAAAGAAAGTTGCCGAGAAGGCAGCTGTTAAAAAGGCGCCTGCTAAAACGGTAGTAGCGAAAAAAACAACAGCAACCAAAGCGGCTCCAAAGAAGGCACCAGTAAAAAAAGCAGCTACAAAATCAGCTGCTACTAAAACTACTGCGACCAAAGCAAAAACTGTGGCTAAAAAGACGACAGCAAAAAAGGCTACGCCTAAAAAGAAAGCAGCTAAAAAATAG
- a CDS encoding carboxylate-amine ligase, whose amino-acid sequence MKFTLGIEEEYQIIDPVTRELISHDQQIVTEASKVMGDQCKAEMHQAVVEVGTNICEDITDAREQISNLRKSVSGIANDLGFKIGAAGTHPFSKWEHQLITPNPRYDEIITELQDTARSNLIFGLHVHVGMADKEMAIHLVNAMRYFLPHLYALSTNSPFWEGRNTGFKSFRSKVFDKFPRTGIPGIFENYAHYENYVNLLVKTKCIDNPKKIWWDIRVHPFFPTLEVRICDIPLTVNETVCITAIIQALVAKLYDLRRHNLNFMNYHRALINENKWRASRYGIDGKMIDFGKESEVETRLLMLELLDFIDDVVDDLGSRKEIEYIHEMLKNGTGADRQLEIFKQTNDLTKVVDYVTEQTILGL is encoded by the coding sequence ATGAAGTTTACTTTAGGTATTGAAGAAGAGTATCAAATTATTGATCCTGTTACTCGCGAATTAATTTCACACGACCAGCAAATTGTAACAGAAGCGTCAAAAGTTATGGGCGACCAATGCAAGGCAGAAATGCATCAGGCCGTTGTGGAAGTAGGTACCAATATCTGTGAGGATATTACGGATGCTCGAGAACAAATCTCTAATTTGAGAAAATCAGTATCTGGTATTGCAAACGACTTAGGTTTTAAAATTGGTGCCGCAGGTACGCATCCATTTTCTAAATGGGAACACCAACTGATTACACCAAACCCAAGATATGATGAAATTATCACTGAGCTTCAAGATACGGCACGTTCAAATTTAATTTTTGGATTACATGTGCATGTTGGTATGGCAGACAAAGAAATGGCGATACATTTAGTAAATGCCATGCGTTATTTTTTGCCGCACTTGTATGCGTTGTCAACCAATTCTCCGTTTTGGGAAGGAAGAAATACAGGTTTTAAATCCTTTAGATCTAAGGTGTTCGACAAATTTCCAAGAACAGGTATTCCAGGAATTTTTGAAAACTATGCACATTACGAGAATTACGTTAACCTTTTAGTTAAGACTAAGTGTATTGATAACCCAAAGAAAATTTGGTGGGATATTAGAGTGCATCCTTTTTTTCCAACTTTAGAAGTTAGGATTTGTGACATACCATTAACCGTGAATGAAACCGTATGTATTACGGCAATAATTCAAGCATTGGTGGCTAAGTTATATGACTTGAGACGACATAATCTGAACTTCATGAATTATCATCGTGCATTGATCAACGAAAATAAATGGCGAGCAAGCCGTTATGGTATTGATGGAAAAATGATTGATTTTGGAAAGGAATCTGAAGTAGAAACAAGACTCCTTATGTTAGAGTTATTGGATTTTATTGATGATGTTGTGGATGATTTAGGCTCTCGTAAAGAAATTGAATACATTCATGAAATGCTTAAAAACGGCACAGGAGCAGACCGTCAATTAGAAATATTTAAACAAACAAACGACCTTACCAAAGTCGTGGATTACGTTACTGAACAAACGATTTTAGGATTATAA
- a CDS encoding type 1 glutamine amidotransferase has protein sequence MKKEKLKLAILDMNNDVPNQGLRCIKEIVETFHEEVAYRIFNVRAKGEIPDASYDIYISSGGPGSPLDEGEWRQPYLQLMQNLWDINKADTEQKKHVFFICYSFQVICNYFELGEIKPRRNTSFGILKVHQTKKGHNDLIFKGLNDPFYAVDSRDWQLIQPKLTVFKRHGATILSLEKIRTHVELERAIMAVRFSEEFVGTQFHPEAEPVSMESYFSLEENKKVVIDSFGEKKYNEMMNRIDDPEKIELTYNTILPSFIQNAIDKVKQPVMS, from the coding sequence ATGAAGAAAGAAAAATTAAAATTAGCAATTTTAGACATGAACAATGATGTCCCTAACCAAGGCCTTCGTTGTATCAAAGAGATTGTTGAAACATTTCATGAAGAAGTGGCCTATCGCATATTTAATGTGAGAGCCAAAGGAGAAATACCAGATGCATCTTATGATATCTATATTTCGAGTGGTGGCCCAGGAAGTCCATTGGATGAAGGTGAATGGCGACAACCGTATTTACAACTAATGCAAAACCTTTGGGATATTAATAAAGCCGATACAGAGCAAAAAAAGCATGTATTTTTTATTTGTTATTCTTTTCAAGTGATTTGCAATTATTTTGAACTTGGAGAAATAAAACCAAGACGAAATACGTCGTTTGGAATTTTAAAGGTTCACCAAACCAAAAAAGGTCACAACGATCTTATTTTTAAAGGTTTAAATGACCCGTTTTATGCGGTTGACTCAAGAGATTGGCAATTGATTCAACCTAAACTGACTGTGTTCAAAAGGCATGGTGCTACGATTCTAAGCTTAGAAAAAATTAGGACGCATGTAGAATTAGAACGCGCCATTATGGCCGTTCGTTTTTCAGAAGAATTTGTAGGCACCCAATTCCATCCAGAAGCAGAACCTGTGAGTATGGAATCATATTTTTCATTAGAAGAAAATAAAAAGGTAGTTATTGATAGTTTTGGAGAGAAAAAATATAACGAAATGATGAATCGCATCGATGATCCAGAAAAGATAGAATTAACTTATAATACCATTTTACCGAGTTTTATTCAGAACGCGATTGATAAAGTTAAACAACCTGTAATGTCGTAA
- a CDS encoding succinylglutamate desuccinylase/aspartoacylase family protein, which translates to MQISSEIDSKKATTTDRIFHHIKSDTEGSTIVFFAGIHGNEAAGVHALNNVLKTIREKDIIGEVYGVYGNIKALQENKRFLHSDLNRMWTKKQLKALKLKENLTDEEEEQSALFQFINQLFATTKSPIYFIDLHTTSSKSLPFITINDALINRKFSSCFPVPVVLGIEEYLEGPLLSYLNTLGYVSVGFESGQHTDPEAIKNCEAFIYLALQHSGILRINEVGKIKKNEKTLKESSNNIASIFEIIYKYHIQPKELFAMHAGFESFQYIKKGTALATSNEKLICSDYNAMLFMPLYQNSGDDGFFIIQAIPRFFLKLSEILRKIQADNLLTVLPGITWHDKRCGVLRANLKVTRFMAKSIFHLFGYRNKQLDETHVLLYNRERVSKKEMYRKEQWY; encoded by the coding sequence ATGCAAATCAGCTCTGAAATAGATAGTAAAAAAGCAACAACTACTGACAGGATTTTTCATCATATTAAGAGTGATACTGAAGGCTCTACAATAGTCTTTTTTGCAGGTATTCATGGTAATGAAGCTGCTGGTGTCCATGCTTTAAATAATGTACTTAAAACAATTAGAGAAAAAGATATAATTGGTGAGGTATACGGTGTCTACGGAAATATAAAAGCACTTCAAGAAAATAAACGCTTTTTACATTCTGATTTAAACAGAATGTGGACAAAAAAACAACTAAAAGCATTAAAGTTAAAAGAAAACTTAACTGATGAAGAGGAAGAACAAAGTGCATTGTTCCAATTTATCAACCAGCTTTTTGCAACAACTAAAAGTCCAATTTATTTTATTGATTTACATACAACTTCTAGTAAATCGTTACCCTTTATTACTATTAATGATGCTTTAATCAACCGTAAATTTTCGAGTTGTTTTCCAGTGCCTGTAGTTTTGGGTATCGAAGAATATTTAGAAGGCCCTTTACTAAGCTACTTAAACACCTTGGGTTATGTTTCTGTGGGTTTTGAATCTGGACAGCACACAGATCCTGAAGCCATAAAAAACTGCGAGGCCTTTATATATTTAGCACTTCAACATTCAGGAATTTTAAGAATTAACGAGGTAGGAAAAATTAAGAAAAACGAAAAAACCTTAAAAGAATCATCGAATAACATCGCTTCTATTTTCGAAATAATTTACAAATACCACATTCAACCAAAGGAACTGTTCGCAATGCATGCTGGATTTGAGAGTTTTCAATATATAAAAAAAGGAACCGCATTGGCAACTTCAAACGAAAAGCTTATTTGTTCAGATTATAATGCTATGTTATTTATGCCATTGTACCAAAACTCTGGTGATGATGGATTCTTTATTATACAAGCAATACCGCGATTTTTCCTCAAACTATCTGAAATTCTTAGAAAAATCCAAGCAGACAATTTACTAACGGTACTTCCGGGAATTACATGGCATGATAAACGCTGTGGAGTTTTACGAGCCAACTTAAAGGTCACACGCTTTATGGCAAAATCTATTTTTCATTTGTTTGGCTATAGAAATAAACAATTAGACGAAACACATGTGCTTTTGTATAACCGAGAGCGGGTTTCAAAAAAGGAAATGTACCGTAAAGAACAATGGTACTAA
- a CDS encoding CBS domain-containing protein — translation MGRLDVKQLKSSKDKALYVHHLVKDLEALDLMLNNGLIEEEPIRIGAEQEFCVTHKDFFPNNNSIEILEAINDSHFTTEIGKYNLEINSDPLELGSDCFSKLHLQIKVLLNKAKKTAKTKNSKIVLTGILPTLRSMHIKDDYMTEKPRYFVLNKALKSSRLEPFHIHIKGVDELNLIHDSVMLEACNTSFQTHLQIKPNEFVEKYNWAQAIAGPVLSSCANSPILFGRELWAETRIALFTQSIDTRTNSFIHNEKESRVSFGSDWEKGTVTDIFKNHISHFRSLLTSNEHDDSIEVLKNGDIPKLKALQLHNGTVYKWNRVCYGVGGGKPHLRIECRYIPSGPTLTDEIANMAFWVGLMLGQPEAYKGIHNKMDFKDIKSNFFKAARTGMETQFVWNNELITAKDLILEEFIPMAKKGLEKANINATDITKYLSIIEDRAKSKNGSQWIVDNFRNLQKNKTNFEALQNITAYMYKHQFKDKTVDQWELFNPDENLKIDVSRIVKHNMNSKMILVEQKDSLELVLNIMKWKNIHHLPVINSKKELKGLLTWTDLIKLGDLDLKSQVKDVMTTDLITISQEAPLEDAKSLMKKHKINCLPVVRNKELLGILTTKDL, via the coding sequence ATGGGTCGTTTGGACGTTAAACAGCTTAAAAGTTCTAAAGATAAGGCATTATATGTGCATCATCTGGTCAAAGATCTTGAGGCTTTGGATCTCATGCTCAATAACGGTTTAATTGAAGAAGAGCCCATAAGAATTGGTGCTGAACAAGAGTTTTGTGTCACACATAAAGATTTTTTTCCAAACAATAATAGTATTGAGATTTTAGAGGCCATAAATGATAGTCATTTTACAACGGAAATTGGTAAATATAATCTTGAAATTAACTCAGACCCTTTAGAATTAGGTAGTGATTGTTTTTCAAAATTACATCTTCAAATTAAAGTGCTATTAAATAAAGCTAAAAAAACGGCTAAAACAAAAAATTCTAAAATTGTACTCACTGGTATCTTACCAACTTTAAGATCAATGCATATAAAGGATGATTATATGACCGAAAAACCAAGATATTTTGTGCTTAATAAAGCCTTAAAATCCTCTCGGTTAGAACCATTTCATATTCACATAAAAGGTGTTGATGAGTTAAACCTCATTCACGATAGCGTAATGCTCGAAGCTTGTAACACAAGTTTTCAAACACATCTGCAAATTAAACCAAACGAATTTGTAGAAAAGTACAATTGGGCACAGGCCATTGCAGGTCCTGTTTTAAGTAGTTGCGCTAATTCTCCAATTTTGTTTGGAAGGGAATTATGGGCAGAAACAAGAATAGCCCTTTTTACCCAAAGTATTGATACACGTACAAATTCCTTTATTCATAACGAAAAAGAATCACGTGTTAGTTTTGGTTCCGATTGGGAAAAAGGTACTGTAACGGATATTTTTAAAAACCATATTTCACATTTTAGAAGTCTTCTCACATCAAATGAACATGATGACAGTATCGAAGTTCTGAAAAATGGAGACATTCCAAAGCTTAAAGCATTACAATTGCATAATGGAACCGTTTATAAATGGAACCGCGTATGTTATGGTGTTGGAGGCGGCAAACCACATTTAAGAATAGAATGTCGTTATATTCCGTCTGGACCAACATTAACCGACGAAATTGCCAATATGGCTTTTTGGGTTGGTCTGATGTTAGGCCAACCTGAGGCATATAAGGGAATTCACAATAAAATGGACTTTAAAGATATAAAAAGCAACTTTTTTAAAGCCGCCAGAACGGGAATGGAAACCCAATTTGTATGGAACAATGAGCTCATAACAGCGAAAGATTTAATTCTTGAAGAATTCATACCAATGGCGAAAAAAGGACTTGAAAAAGCCAATATTAATGCTACTGACATTACAAAATATCTATCGATTATAGAAGATCGTGCAAAGTCCAAAAACGGATCACAGTGGATAGTGGACAACTTTAGAAACCTTCAAAAAAACAAGACTAATTTTGAAGCGTTACAGAATATCACTGCTTATATGTACAAGCATCAATTCAAGGATAAAACAGTAGATCAATGGGAGTTATTTAATCCAGATGAGAATCTAAAAATAGATGTCAGTCGTATTGTAAAACACAATATGAACTCCAAAATGATTTTGGTAGAACAAAAAGATAGCTTAGAGTTAGTTCTCAATATTATGAAATGGAAAAACATACACCATTTGCCCGTTATAAACAGCAAAAAAGAGTTGAAAGGTCTATTAACCTGGACGGATTTGATTAAATTAGGTGATCTCGATTTGAAATCACAAGTTAAGGACGTCATGACGACAGATTTAATTACCATATCACAGGAAGCGCCTTTGGAAGACGCGAAATCACTTATGAAAAAACATAAAATTAACTGTTTACCTGTAGTTAGAAATAAGGAATTGCTAGGCATTTTAACAACAAAAGATTTATAA